The proteins below come from a single Chelmon rostratus isolate fCheRos1 chromosome 12, fCheRos1.pri, whole genome shotgun sequence genomic window:
- the bcl10 gene encoding B-cell lymphoma/leukemia 10, translated as MDVPHLTEDEMAEIKKDVLTRLRHYLCDKIRAERHLDYLRSRRILTRDDAEEISCRTTQTKRTAMLLDILAENPRGLDALTDSIREMRSQNFIITRITDEVQRAKNEKIESLRAQAPSSSSDSNLSTPSTTSDLPTMFSHNSTLLFHPDGERSPATSDVAGSLNLPSLQRGGDSPSGAGASIGVASSTTSSSLPRPGDPGAPPLPDEGMVESPSNIDAEASGCSSSGGDPNFQPLRSRSLTPTFHRSIF; from the exons ATGGACGTTCCTCATCTCACCGAAGATGAAATGGCAGAGATTAAAAAGGAC GTGCTGACCAGACTGCGCCACTACCTCTGCGACAAGATCAGAGCCGAACGCCACCTCGACTACCTGCGCTCTCGCAGGATCCTGACACGGGACGACGCGGAGGAAATCAGCTGCAGGACCACGCAGACCAAGAGGACGGCCATGCTGTTGGACATACTGGCCGAGAACCCGCGGGGCCTGGACGCCTTGACTGACTCCATAAGGGAGATGCGCTCCCAAAACTTCATCATCACCAGAATCACAGATGAGGTGCAAAGGGCCAAAAATGAGAAGATAGAGTCTCTCAGAG CACAGGCTCCCAGCTCCTCATCTGACAGCAACCTCAGCACTCCGAGCACAACCAGCGACCTCCCCACCATGTTTTCACACAACTCCACGCTGCTCTTCCACCCGGACGGAGAGCGCAGCCCGGCCACCTCAGACGTAGCAGGCTCGCTCAACCTGCCGTCgttacagagaggaggagactcGCCCTCTGGGGCTGGTGCGAGCATCGGCGTGGCTTCCTCCACGACCTCCTCCAGCCTCCCGAGGCCCGGAGACCCGGGAGCTCCTCCGCTGCCTGACGAGGGGATGGTCGAATCCCCCTCCAACATAGATGCCGAAGCGTCGgggtgcagcagcagcggcggggACCCAAACTTCCAGCCCCTCCGGTCGCGCTCGCTCACTCCAACGTTTCACAGGAGCATCTTTTAA